A portion of the Platichthys flesus chromosome 7, fPlaFle2.1, whole genome shotgun sequence genome contains these proteins:
- the rnf41 gene encoding E3 ubiquitin-protein ligase NRDP1 yields MGYDITRFQGEVDEDLLCPICSGVLEEPVQAPHCEHAFCNACITQWFAQQQICPVDRTVVTLAHLRPVPRIMRNMLSKLLMSCDNATFGCTATLRLDQLQSHLKDCEHNPKRPVNCVEGCGLEMPKDEQPNHNCIKHLRGVVQQQQTKISDLEKTVAEHKHQLGEQKRDIQLLKAYMRAIRSANPNLQNLEESIEYNEILEWVNSMQPARVTRWGGMISTPDAVLQAVIKRSLIDSGCPLSVVNDLIENAHERNWPQGLATLEVRQMNRRYYENYVAKRIPGKQAVVVMACENQHMGEDMILEPGLVMIFAHGVEEIL; encoded by the exons ATGGGGTACGACATTACGAGGTTTCAAGGGGAGGTGGATGAAGACCTGCTGTGCCCCATATGTAGCGGAGTGCTGGAAGAACCAGTGCAG GCTCCACATTGTGAGCATGCCTTCTGCAATGCCTGCATAACACAGTGGTTCGCCCAGCAGCAGATTTGCCCCGTTGACCGCACGGTGGTGACGCTCGCTCACCTCCGGCCCGTGCCCCGCATCATGCGCAACATGCTGTCCAAGCTCCTAATGAGCTGCGACAACGCAACCTTTGGCTGCACGGCCACGCTGCGACTGGACCAGCTGCAGTCACACCTCAAAGACTGTGAGCACAACCCCAAACGGCCCGTCAACTGTGTGGAGGGATGTGG GCTTGAGATGCCCAAAGATGAACAACCGAACCACAACTGCATCAAACATTTGCGCGGTGTTGTTCAGCAGCAACAGACCAAGATCTCAGACCTGGAGAAAACGGTGGCAGAACATAAACACCAGCTGGGCGAGCAG aAACGAGACATTCAGCTGCTGAAAGCCTACATGAGAGCAATCCGCAGTGCGAACCCCAACCTGCAAAACCTCGAAGAAAGCATCGAGTACAATGAAATCTTAGA GTGGGTGAACTCCATGCAGCCGGCCCGGGTGACGCGCTGGGGGGGCATGATCTCCACCCCCGATGCCGTGCTCCAGGCGGTCATCAAACGCTCCCTCATCGACAGCGGCTGTCCCCTCTCGGTCGTGAACGACCTGATCGAGAACGCCCACGAGCGCAACTGGCCTCAGGGGCTGGCCACCCTGGAGGTGCGGCAGATGAACAGACGCTACTATGAGAACTACGTCGCCAAGCGGATCCCTGGCAAGCAAGCCGTGGTGGTGATGGCGTGCGAGAATCAGCATATGGGGGAGGATATGATCCTGGAGCCCGGCCTGGTTATGATCTTTGCTCACGGCGTGGAGGAGATCTTATAA